The proteins below are encoded in one region of Huiozyma naganishii CBS 8797 chromosome 7, complete genome:
- the NUP85 gene encoding Nup85p (similar to Saccharomyces cerevisiae NUP85 (YJR042W); ancestral locus Anc_1.468): MGIVQNNDLLMDVDAMDFVDDSSSEISDTSNTPVGIADQSFDRDPVTGEISMKLTSVCELPLRKGELGHLKFKLGPVASSNVAFLTMENQHTIYPVRIPRLDTSARFSEYIKKLFEIYESLGDDRAYSIPTIGVINTDSQNEHVAAVNLAMDALVSELEMFIDALKEDDRYLTRFLELEESLTILNCLRLNYFIIDSPDSESIRDNFTTSLLKWVNRSDGEPNSDYIEQVFQLASPEKQVFETSFFWKLLNQLLLRGLFQQAVGCIERSELIPYLEKTCDVSASAVINLVQLVNQYPLENADTFREWKSLTLELSQNFANSETDIGTELRGYLEDTLLLVSGNEDKIVRYSRTWYESFCGFLLYYIPSLELAPEYLEISLKNNPLDITNSWERSCADIIKGSVYSILPVLESLDACTASFTAALVEAKGLLETNFANELEQSEDNLFSNGMANYMLSNFALELCSMDDKSLWPVAIGIISLVPSVSTSAKKAAISELLEHYPFKTNDDIEWLLSVCAQWKLPEVAKSVYTMLGTSMINEGKTIEAMTNFSKAGKFDLVKDFSWTLFEASALQGSPLGDEILDSIVSTGMLDSNHNMVISDEILDTLVTDAMRQALAPYAVLFRFYDAQQQGNSDLALELLMLLITFPYLPDCYFVLLVCKFLYPIFLLNDSTVIDEATVLTIMNAIETKWNSIDEKSQNIYDEVVSKDDKDLRTVLPDDLDDLLKRVRQKLSFKLCQEFM, encoded by the coding sequence ATGGGGATAGTACAGAACAATGACTTGTTGATGGATGTGGACGCAATGGACTTCGTTGACGATTCGTCGAGCGAGATATCAGACACCAGCAATACCCCAGTGGGAATTGCTGACCAGTCGTTTGACAGAGACCCTGTAACGGGAGAAATAAGTATGAAACTGACCTCTGTTTGTGAATTACCCCTGCGGAAGGGCGAGCTTGGTCACTTGAAGTTTAAGTTGGGACCTGTCGCTTCCAGTAATGTGGCATTTTTGACCATGGAGAACCAACATACAATCTACCCGGTGAGAATACCACGCTTGGATACAAGTGCCCGCTTTTCTGAATACATCAAGAAGCTGTTCGAGATTTACGAATCGCTTGGAGACGACAGAGCGTACTCGATCCCCACCATTGGGGTGATCAACACCGATTCTCAAAATGAGCATGTTGCTGCTGTCAACCTCGCGATGGACGCACTCGTTTCAGAACTGGAAATGTTTATCGACGCTCTCAAAGAAGACGATAGATACCTGACGCGGTTTTTGGAGCTCGAGGAAAGCTTGACAATTTTGAACTGCCTGCGATTGAATTACTTCATCATCGATTCCCCTGATTCGGAGAGCATACGAGATAACTTCACTACTTCGTTGCTGAAGTGGGTCAACCGGTCCGATGGCGAGCCCAACTCAGACTACATCGAGCAAGTGTTTCAATTGGCGTCCCCCGAAAAGCAAGTATTTGAAACgtctttcttttggaaactTCTAAATCAGCTGCTCCTGAGAGGACTTTTCCAACAGGCGGTGGGCTGCATTGAAAGATCTGAGCTCATACCGTACTTGGAAAAGACATGTGACGTATCCGCCTCTGCGGTGATAAACTTGGTTCAGCTGGTGAACCAGTATCCCTTAGAGAATGCGGACACTTTCAGAGAATGGAAGTCGCTAACGCTTGAGCTGTCGCAAAATTTTGCAAACAGCGAAACTGATATAGGTACAGAATTGCGGGGTTATTTGGAGGACACGTTGCTGCTAGTGAGTGGTAACGAGGATAAAATTGTCCGTTACTCGAGAACTTGGTATGAGTCCTTTTGTGGGTTTCTACTATACTATATCCCGTCTCTAGAGCTGGCTCCGGAATACCTAGAGATCTCGTTGAAGAATAACCCTCTAGACATAACAAACAGTTGGGAACGCAGCTGTGCTGATATAATAAAAGGTAGCGTGTACTCCATTCTGCCCGTCTTAGAGTCTCTGGATGCGTGCACTGCCTCCTTCACGGCGGCGTTGGTGGAGGCAAAGGGTCTGCTGGAAACCAATTTTGCAAATGAATTGGAACAGTCGGAGGATAACCTCTTTTCAAATGGTATGGCGAACTATATGTTGAGCAACTTTGCCTTGGAATTGTGTTCTATGGATGACAAATCGTTATGGCCTGTGGCAATCGGTATTATCAGTCTAGTTCCCTCTGTGAGCACGAGCGCCAAAAAAGCTGCTATATCGGAACTTTTGGAACATTACCCTTTCAAAACGAACGACGACATTGAGTGGCTACTGAGTGTTTGTGCACAATGGAAACTACCAGAGGTTGCCAAATCTGTCTACACAATGCTTGGTACGTCTATGATAAACGAGGGGAAGACAATCGAAGCGATGACAAATTTCAGCAAAGCTGGGAAGTTTGATTTAGTGAAGGACTTTTCTTGGACTCTGTTCGAGGCGTCCGCTTTACAGGGCTCCCCACTGGGTGACGAAATCCTAGACTCTATTGTCAGCACAGGTATGCTTGATAGCAACCACAACATGGTTATATCGGATGAAATATTGGACACATTGGTAACAGACGCGATGAGGCAGGCGCTTGCCCCCTACGCCGTGTTATTCAGATTCTACGATGCGCAACAGCAAGGGAATTCAGATTTGGCACTGgagttgttgatgctgCTGATCACGTTCCCATACCTACCGGACTGCTACTTCGTTCTATTGGTTTGCAAGTTTCTGTACCCTATTTTCCTCCTAAACGATTCCACCGTCATAGATGAGGCGACAGTACTGACGATCATGAACGCCATCGAGACGAAATGGAACTCTATAGATGAAAAATCACAAAACATTTATGATGAGGTGGTTTCGAAGGACGATAAAGATTTGAGGACGGTCCTACCGGACGATTTGGACgatttgttgaagagagTCCGGCAGAAGCTGAGCTTCAAGCTATGTCAAGAGTTTATGTAG
- the KNAG0G00620 gene encoding V-type proton ATPase 16 kDa proteolipid subunit (similar to Saccharomyces cerevisiae CUP5 (YEL027W); ancestral locus Anc_1.469) yields MSSELCPVYAPFFGAMGCAAAIVFTSLGAAYGTAKSGVGICVTCVLRPDLLFKNIVPVIMAGIIAIYGLVVSVLVCYSLGQKQALYTGFIQLGAGLSVGLSGLAAGFAIGIVGDAGVRGTSQQPRLFVGMILILIFAEVLGLYGLIVALLLNSRATQDVVC; encoded by the coding sequence ATGTCTAGTGAATTGTGTCCCGTCTATGCCCCCTTCTTCGGCGCTATGGGTTGCGCTGCTGCCATCGTTTTCACCTCGCTCGGTGCAGCTTACGGTACTGCCAAGTCCGGTGTCGGTATCTGTGTCACCTGTGTCTTAAGACCAGACTTGCTGTTTAAGAACATCGTCCCTGTGATTATGGCTGGTATTATAGCCATCTACGGGCTGGTCGTATCCGTGCTGGTTTGCTACTCTTTGGGCCAAAAACAGGCCCTGTACACCGGGTTTATCCAACTTGGTGCCGGGCTTTCGGTTGGGCTGAGTGGGCTCGCTGCAGGGTTTGCCATTGGTATTGTCGGTGATGCAGGTGTCAGAGGTACCTCCCAACAACCAAGACTGTTTGTCGGTATGATTCTTATCCTGATTTTCGCAGAAGTGCTGGGTTTGTACGGGTTGATCGTCGCtttgctgttgaactcgAGAGCTACCCAGGACGTTGTCTGTTAG